The Cydia splendana chromosome 8, ilCydSple1.2, whole genome shotgun sequence genome contains a region encoding:
- the LOC134793260 gene encoding uncharacterized protein LOC134793260 encodes MQENFLSAVSQSLSTLTVVETGYWNPENLTGSSQLPSFSMLTWVDLSSNDFGANLGNASFTRLRYCKSLYLASNRISYIEPGAFDNLMELEYLNLNNNFLSRIEPGLFNVMTSFSTPKVRLNLVENWWHCDCSDRELRRLTDLAILLVDPICNSPKSVQGKTFYEFVAYCKENEPKHIVTVDMQRKTVENEESSTESFMCVSKTSPDSTSRVVSPFHNYQCSVNVLKSLSQGNSTVIDYTTSKDSLWVKPVIILIGENFTMVELSLSRTEGHGLIWYRHSCANQVFCVNVLPDTIRLYNMDMYNEYTFCPVDLKSGTVESSHCIDVSSNNTSNSSFKKRLIVLPLIAIASLFFGAFTLYILIRKYPFLLKGSKRLLFVKHKTVDALVLPPKVPLRGVQSNTFLNYSKDIPDIPTSLHHDFLRLGSVRSCHSIAPSYISALHPTEEQLADWRLKHANERFDSHYATVSIISSAVSVSLSSNSDHLYYSIEDDSPIVSISDPFSQNLEYEPVSVS; translated from the coding sequence ATGCAAGAAAATTTTCTATCTGCAGTGAGCCAATCTTTATCAACATTAACAGTAGTGGAAACTGGTTATTGGAATCCGGAAAATCTTACAGGGTCCTCACAATTACCGAGTTTTTCTATGCTAACCTGGGTAGATTTATCAAGCAACGACTTTGGTGCCAATTTAGGAAACGCAAGCTTTACCAGACTGAGGTATTGCAAGTCACTATACCTCGCTTCCAATAGAATCTCTTATATAGAACCAGGAGCATTTGATAATCTGATGGAATtggaatatttaaatttaaataataatttcctAAGCCGCATAGAACCGGGTCTATTTAATGTCATGACGTCATTTTCCACGCCAAAAGTTAGATTAAATCTGGTAGAAAATTGGTGGCATTGTGATTGCTCGGACAGAGAATTAAGACGATTAACTGATCTCGCTATACTATTGGTAGATCCGATTTGCAACTCTCCCAAATCTGTGCAAGGAAAAACGTTTTATGAATTTGTCGCTTATTGCAAAGAAAATGAACCAAAACATATAGTTACTGTTGATATGCAACGTAAAACTGTTGAAAATGAAGAATCGAGCACAGAGAGTTTTATGTGCGTCTCAAAAACTTCTCCAGACTCTACGTCAAGAGTGGTATCACCTTTTCACAACTATCAATGCTCAGTGAATGTCCTGAAATCTCTTTCTCAAGGTAATTCAACGGTGATAGACTATACTACTTCAAAAGACAGTTTGTGGGTCAAACCGGTTATAATTCTTATAGGCGAAAATTTTACAATGGTCGAGTTAAGTTTATCAAGAACTGAAGGTCATGGGCTTATTTGGTATCGACATTCATGTGCGAATCAAGTATTTTGTGTAAACGTCTTACCAGACACAATTCGACTTTATAATATGGATATGTATAATGAGTATACTTTTTGCCCTGTAGATCTTAAATCGGGTACTGTCGAAAGTTCTCATTGCATTGATGTTTCGTCGAATAACACAAGTAATTCTTCTTTTAAAAAACGATTAATAGTATTGCCTTTAATAGCAATTGCTTCTCTTTTCTTTGGGGCTTTCACACTGTACATACTTATTCGAAAATATCCCTTTCTATTGAAAGGAAGCAAAAGACTGCTATTCGTGAAGCATAAAACGGTGGATGCCTTGGTGTTGCCACCGAAGGTACCTTTACGTGGAGTTCAGAGCAACACTTTCTTGAATTATTCCAAAGATATTCCAGACATACCGACATCTTTACATCATGATTTCTTACGGTTGGGTTCCGTGAGAAGTTGCCATAGTATCGCTCCAAGCTATATTTCCGCGCTACACCCAACCGAAGAGCAACTAGCGGATTGGCGCTTGAAACATGCTAATGAACGTTTTGACAGCCATTATGCAACGGTCTCCATAATTAGCTCCGCAGTATCGGTTTCGTTATCAAGTAATAGCGATCACTTGTATTACTCAATTGAGGATGATTCACCAATCGTTAGCATCAGTGATCCGTTTAGTCAGAATTTAGAATATGAACCTGTCAGTGTTTCTTAA